From the genome of Poecilia reticulata strain Guanapo linkage group LG22, Guppy_female_1.0+MT, whole genome shotgun sequence:
GCGAGGGCACGACTCGAGAGCACAAGAGGACGCGGTTGCCTCGGAGACACCTGCCCCCCGGGGTGAGCAGCACGGATGACATTCACACCAGTTACTGAGCAAAATggtggaaaaatatatatacatgtatatatatatatatatatatatatatatatatatatatatgtgtgtgtgtgtatatgtttatatatatttatttattttaaattgttaattACTTCTAAAATCTGATTCTTGTCTTTCCAGTATTTGCCAcagctgaccagcagcagcatctttCCCGCTCTGGACAATAAGAAATACTACAACAACCTGCGCAAGTTCAACTACCACCTCCCAAACATCTAAACACGCCGATCCCGGTCCGAAGTGAAGCCGGACGCCTGCGTTTTCTGAACCGCGCAGGAAATGAAGCAGAGACTTAAGGACTGTAGTTTCCttccataaaaagaaaacaactgattCAACGACGTTTTAACCGTATTTGCTCCTCACGGGGGGTGCTGGCTGTCTCTTACTGATTCTATGCACTACACCCAGCGCGTTCAGTCGGATGTGTTGGCTCAAGTACGCTTTGCCAGACTCTTAAGCTGATATTTTTTAGACAAAGAGGAGTGCCGCGCTGCTCTGCTTGTTGTTAGCTGACTGAGGGTTAATCTCCACTCTACTGCCTTGCCCAgtttgccaaaatgttttttttttttttataatggatCGTCTTAAAGTGAGTTTTTGGTAgcaagatacattttttttagtaagttatgatgaagaggaaaaaaataaactttaatcagTTCTACAAACGATATTTGACACACAGCTGCAACCGTTCCTGTTACAAGCATTCATTAGCTCTCATTCTCATCGTCTGTATCAACAAAATGCCAAAGTATTCTAAATAAGATATTACAAATGACAAAAGTCCTAAACGTTTTCACAAGCACAaactgattaactgattaaataaacttttaaataatggTTGAGGAGTGCCTGAGCTGCTCTGGTCTCAGTCCAGGTCCAGCGCCACGTCCAGACGTGGAAGCGCCTTCTGGAGCCTCTCGACTGTGGTGTGCCTGTCTTTCATTCCTGGAAGATCACTCAGAAACAGATACTCCAAGTTCCTGAAGGGAAGCAAGAGGTTGTTAATCACTTCTCTGTGTTACTGCTTTTATTTAgcactttaataaataataataataaaaaaagatatttgcaaGTGGTTTTAAAAATTGCCTCATAAGCCACTACTGACTTGAGTCGGTGCAGAGCGACAAGGCCCTTGTCGGTCACGTTTCCACATGACACCACCTCCATCATGTAGAGGCTGGCCTGCAGGTTCTCGATCGAACTCAGCCGTTCCAGGCAGACGTCCTCGATGTAGATACACTTGTTGAATTTAATTTCCTCCACATATTCCAAGCCATCTgagtgaaaagaaaagacagtGTTGCCTTTCTGTTGTACAAAGTATATGCAGAGCAAAAAAAGCTTCTGAAGGAAACTGAGTAACGGATGAGTTGAAAGGAGACGGAGTGGAGCGCTCTCCAGACCGACCCAGGTAGTCGAACCCTTTGTACATGATGCAGGATTCTGTAGCGTCGATCGCCTGGATCTTGTATCTGCCGAGGGGCCCCGTTGGGAGTCCGTTGTAGTCGTGATGCCAGCGCTCGAAACCGTCGAACCGCACTTTGGCACCGCACCTCAGCAGCCACTCGGCTGCAGCTCGGTCCGGACCGATCGTTTTGATCCGCTCATGGTCCACCCTGAACAGGAATAAATAAAGGTGACGCATTCACCTTTGCATGAAATCAGACATGTTTTGGGAAGGTGACAAGAATAGgtcctttaaaaagaaaagagagctaatttgatttataaaattattttggattcaagattaaatcaaaaatgaagCCAGTGTccaagacaaaaatgacatcAGGAACACTAAAGAACACCAAACCACTTTAGATGGTagcaataaatacataaaataaaaatcagttctAGACTTATTCACCATATTATCAGTATGCATATCAGTTGTAATATTGTGATAATTGTAGCTTCATTGTTGTATTAGTACATTCCGTACAAAAAGGCTGAAAACTTTCGGAGGTCTACAAATTAATTTGCAACCATGgttaagatgtttaaaaatccttaaaattatttttgtcatcgCTGTGCTATTATCTCACcattaaagtttttgaaaatccaaattttaatgagaataattttaagaatatatttttaaaaatatagtatttatttattagcaaaaaataacttttggcACTATTATTCTAAGGCTAGccatatattttttctaatttaaccCGAGTTCCTGTATTtaatcagtaattattgtttctccAAGGTTTAAATACAATGTGACACAGATCCAGTTTGTCTCATCTTGCCATCACACAAACAGTAATGGaggtcaaataataaaaataatagtaataataataataaaaagcaaaaaagtccACCGTTAAAAAGAGTGGCACGTGCGAATATTTTAGGTAAAAATAacctttgaatgtttttaaattgcattgTGATAACAGCATATTTGCCTACTATATTTCTTTGTATTATAACTCTGTCACCTGTTAAAAACAGCATTGAGCCAACCCCAGAAGTGTCTGCGGCTCCCCTCCCTCTGCTTTAGCACAGACTCCACTGTCCTCGACAACAGCCCCATAACTGTGAGCTGCAAATTAAACACAAGGTTAAACAATTACTAGCTCTCCGGTTGGGTTAAAATAACAGCGGTACAAGGAGGAGGAACTCCGTTTCAATTGTCTCTCACCTGTCCTCCAAAAGCGCAAACTACTGTTTACGTTTCGAACGCCTCCATTTCTGTTACCCTTGACCTCAAGCTGTAACAAAAAACGTGCCCTGCTATTGGCTAAACGTATCTACGTCAGTTGTCTGCGGACGAACCCCGCTGGAGGCGTGGCTACGTCTTGGGGTTGCCTCACGGGACACACAGCAGCGACATAAATGGCTAGCTGCgaaaacaaaagaacacagagacacagattTCAGAAAGTCTGTCTGGTCGCCGCACCATGAAGGACAAACTGTGAGCTTCCTTTCAAAGTACCAACAATGATGAGAACACGGAGCGGCGcgtttttaaatgcagtttgtgCAGCGCAGCCGAAGCTGCTAAAGGGCATTGCAAGTAGACAGCGCCACAGGTAAGACTGACAGAGAGGAGTGGTGTTCAGAAGAGAAGGCTTGTTTTTCATgacaatgttaaaagaaagaGTAAATAAGGATGTAGCATTTCATTGATAGTACTTAAAGATTTCTG
Proteins encoded in this window:
- the dmac2l gene encoding ATP synthase subunit s, mitochondrial, translating into MGLLSRTVESVLKQREGSRRHFWGWLNAVFNRVDHERIKTIGPDRAAAEWLLRCGAKVRFDGFERWHHDYNGLPTGPLGRYKIQAIDATESCIMYKGFDYLDGLEYVEEIKFNKCIYIEDVCLERLSSIENLQASLYMMEVVSCGNVTDKGLVALHRLKNLEYLFLSDLPGMKDRHTTVERLQKALPRLDVALDLD